TATATGCTCACCTCCTTATTTCTTTGCATGTATTGAAATTAAACACAAACGATAAGATTACCTTTCTTTTAAAGGTCAAAGTAGAGAATAAGATTATTGATCTTTATCACTTCTTTCTTTGATGGTTTTTTCATCTAAATCTTGGTGTGCTTATATTTTTTGGTCTcttttttcttatgtatttaATATATTAGCTTATAACCTCGATTATTTATACATTACTTCTAACTAATGCCACTAATAAACATATCTACCATGAGTTTATTCATTAGGTAGGTTAGACCCTGTTTGAtggtgattttagaaaatgtttataCTCCTTCTTAtcacttaaatataaaaaattttaagtgttaaagcATATTGGATAGTAATTCCtgaaagcgtttttaatatttcttctaacgcttgaaaaataaaaaagttttaaatagtaaaaagaTTGGAAGcgcttttaaaaattattatcaaatagattgttaaaaaatttaaaagtgctgcttaaaattattataaaatggaCTTTTATAAAAGTcgatttgacaatgattttagaaagcgtttttaactttctaaaatgttaaattaaagTTCGATTTGGTACTTACCAAACTTTCAATCTTAGACATTAaaaatgtatgataaaatttaaattaaataaaatcatagtataaacaaataagataaaCATACCTAAAACACCCTCTAATCGATCTCATTTTGTGGTAAGGATTCGAtcggaagaaagaaaaatgtattttgTAACAAGAACGGAATTCCTTAGTGATGTTGAAAGGAATGTGGAGTTTGAAATGACTCAATGAGACAACCCAAACTTCATGGATGGATGCTGTGTACTCCACTGTTGATGAGTGGAATTGGGTGCTGTTTGCTTTTGGGCGTCTGCGAACGGCAATGCCTCCCTTCATTACATGGAGCTTGCTCTGCTCCCACCTGCACCCGCATCAAATGGTCCCATCCCCATCTTGAATGGTCCTTTCATTTTGGTTGTTCTTAGTCTCTTTTTCTTACAACCCCTAGGCGCCGTGGCACCTcccaaagaaaatttgagattcCTTGTTCTGTTCTTTACGGTCGCATGTATCTAGTTTATTTTACTGTTCACGTTGGCAaatcaaaaaaatacaaatgacgCCGAAccttatttttcacaattttttattttactttaatagGTGTCTGTACTATGGTCCATCAAGTTGGAGCGTGACAAATATGCCACTCTCGTCGTCATTTCCACGTCAAAAATAAGATGACAGGACTCCTCAAAGTAAAGGGaaaatttatgtttaatttaattcagcCAAAAAAATTAGCTGCCTTGTGGGTGCATGCCATTACGATATGACCAAATTTTGATGTATACGCCTAAATTTcctgaaaataaacaaaataatttaaaaatatatgaaataaaaattttataaacattattaaataatggGATTAATTTTTGGCtaatattcttttacaaaataatatatcatttcaaTTCTTGTGTCACAGTTGgagtgatgatgatgaaaatgtttccttaattttagaaattaatcgAGGATCATAAATGACtttttcttaaatgaatttATTGAAAAACGAAGATCACCTATATATAACACTTTTGTCATTTCTTGGACTTGTAagtaattatgatatttttttttctttgtaaaatctattttttatgtgGAGTCGTTTCGAAGAAGTCCCTCGTTATCGAAGAAAGTTACctttatttataggtgaaattagaaaattaaattttagaattcctcgaatttaattgtttaattcaaaaaatttagtttcttaattttaacaacttatctttttcattaagaaaattcgtaaataaaagaatatttatttatttattttcttttgattttgagaatatttgttttttttcaaatattaataagaaaatatttatttatttataattctcttttgacaataaaagaaaatttgattttatttataatggtaaagtttgtaatttttaaaattttgtcaatttGGGGTACCTTGTGCTACAAGATTATGTCATTGGGTCGGTGCCATCTACCTTACTAGAATAAGGGCTATAGTCACGATATGACGAATTAAGAGATTTCAGTCTATATAAATGATATGATCAATAAAGATTGGTTACGACGGTTCTATGTgacctaatttttaataaatgtgaCTTGCGAAATACACGTAGTAAGTACTACTCGTGGATACCATATTTTATTGAATCGGGAGTGTAAGGATTAAAATAAAAGGGTGGAAATCGGTGTCTGGGTGAGGGTAACAGAGCCAGGCCAGATGCACATGGAGAATGACGTGGATCCACGTCTtcccatgtttttttatttcgtTTCTTTCACTTCGGGGTTGGGTCATGGTCCTATTCAATAATCCACTCATTGGGTtgacaaataaaaatgaagagagAGGGTCCAACTTGGCGTTTAGGGGAAGGCATAAGGAAGCTACGTTCCAGCACACCCAACTCCATCGTGGCTGCGCATCATCTTCCCATTAATTTTGCCTTATCCCCCTATCCTGCTTTTGCCCTGCTGGCTCTACGTGTTTGGTGTCTGCATTACAATTCTAACCTTaatgattccatttttttttcctttttcttcgcacttcctttttttttattttattttatctatctGCTcctattgtttgtaattttcaatGCTTGCCAAAAAAGTAAAACACAAACCATTCGCCTGCCATGGGCTGTTTGTAAAAGGCATATTTGCGGGatattcctcttgattttgaaaCGTATTTTTCTCGGATTCGATTTCTATTTGTGAAGCCCATGCAGGTAGAATTTCTCTAGAAGCGATTTTGACTGAGACACGACGCACGACACACGACAAACGGACACAGGACACCCACCCAACGCCCTCTCCATCAGCTGCTCAGATCTTGACACGTGGAGAAAATAACTTGCAGTGCCCTCCAAAATTAACAGTAATCGACAATGGCCCTGAAACCGCGGAGGGAAACGGGCGTTAAAAATGACGGAATATGTCACGGGTGGTGGGGAGGGTGAGAAATTGAGAATATCCGAAGGCATATGACTGGAGAGGGGTGGAGGAGGAGGAATATTCGGGGCGAAGATCCCGTTCCGTGGGGTGGTGCCCCATAAATACCCCTCAGCCGGGCTCCATATCGTCGACAAATATCGGAAACAAGCGTTGTGTCCTTCCCCTCCGTGGAAAACCAAGCATTCTCCTACAATGGCTCTCAAGGCCGTTCACGTCTCCGACGTCCCCTGTCTCGATCAGGTGCCGGAGAACGCCTCTCTTGGCCTCTACTCCACGCGCTTTTCAGCTGGtgatttcttgtttttctttataatttccttttttgtcTCCGTCAGattatcctttctttttttctttcttggttgTTGTTGCTGATCTGGTTTTCGGTTTCAGGCGTTGACGTAGGTCGGTCATCGTTCAGAATTCCAAAGTTTCTGGTGATTGGGCACAGAGGGAGCGGCATGAACATGTTGCAATCTTCAGATAGGAGAATGAAGGCCATTAAAGAGAACTCCATCCTTTCCTTCAACACTGCCGCCGAATTCTCCGTCGATTTCGTCGAGTTTGACGTTCAGGTGAGGTTCCCGGCCATTCCGTCTTATTCGGTCCTCTTTTTCACCTCCGAGGATTTCCCGGCCACCGGAAAGATCTGTGTATCCATCGACTAGGAAACACGTCGTGCTGTCGGTGCGTCGTACGCTCGCCGCGTAATCTTTATTTTGTCTGTATTCATGGTTAAGATTAAATCTCTGGACACCTGTCTCCCAGGgtatttttagtaatttcatATATCTTTAGCTCGCTCTAGACCTGGGCACCTTTTTTAGGGAGGGTAAATCTTGGATTCTTTGCCCTAAAATCAAGGGCACCTCCAATGATCTGATCAGTCGATCTTTTgtttcttgatttctttttgtttcataATTTGTAGAATTTTCTTGCATTCCAAGGTACTGATGTTCTTATTTTGCCTGGggctctttttttcttccttgggGGTTTGTCTTTGTTATTTTAGTTCTTGCGTTTCAAACGATAGAAGTAAGGTGGTGAGGCAAGACCCTTAAAcgggaaagtaaaaaaatgaatgtGAATTTTGTAGGTGACGAAAGATGACATCCCTGTTATTTTTCACGACAACTTCATCTTCTCCGAAGATAATGTAAGAATCTCCAtcccatctttttcttttcttttaattttgtttttatgttggGGAATTTGATTAATGTTGTTGGGAATTGTATTTTCAGGGTGTTGTGTACGAGAAGCGAGTAACAGAGTTGCTCCTTTCTGATTTTCTTCGCTATGGACCCCAAAGAGAGCCTGGAAAGGTGGtgtactttctctctctttccctctcaATCGCTCTCTTTCTGTTCTGTGGAATGTTTGGACTGATCATGGGAAAACATGCAGGTGGGAAAGTCAATGTTGAGAAAGACCAAAGATGGGAGAATTGTGAACTGGAATGTTGAAGCAGATGACTGTTTGTGTACATTGAAAGAAGCCTTTGAGAAGGTGGAGCCTTCTCTGGGCTTCAATATAGAGTTGAAGTTCGATGACAACATTGTCTATGAGCAAGAGTATCTCACCCATGTTCTTCAAGCCATCGTGGAGGTGAAGACAATTACTCAAACAACCCCAGCATGCATTTGTGTAGTCAAGTGGGCTCATGGGATTTTGTATCCATGCtcattaatttctcttaaattCTGTGGTCCAGGTTGTGTTTCAGTACGCCAAAGACAGGCCAATAATCTTCTCCACTTTCCAGCCGGATGCAGCTCAGCTTGTCAGAAAGTTGCAGAGCTCCTACCCTGTAAGGACTTTATACAAATCCCCTCTTCATTGTCCTTGTTGAAAAAAGTTGGATTGTTAATACTGATGGGTGATGGCCACCATTGACTGAAACCAGGTTTTCTTCCTGACTAATGGAGGAACCGAGGCTTACTACGATGTTAGAAGAAATTCCTTAGAGGAGGCTGTAAAGCTATGTTTGGAGGGTGGGTTGCAAGGGATTGTCTCACAAGTTAAAGCAGTCTTTAGAAATCCAGCGGCTGTAACTAAGATCAAAGAGTCCAAACTTTCTCTCCTGACATACGGTCAATTGAAGTAAGTTGCTGATTTTTTCTATCAGTTGCTTATTCATTTCCCCATGTAGGGTATCGCACAATTGACTTATGCCTGGTTGAATTATTTGGTGTTTCAGTAATGTAGCAGAGGCGGTTTACATGCAACATTTGATGGGTGTGGAGGGAGTGATAGTTGATTTGGTTAAAGAGATAACGGAGGCAGTTTCAGATTTGATGAAGCCATCCAAGGAGGGTGATGAGGAGAGCTTGCCGGAGGGGGTAGGACAGATGCAGGTGAAATCAAAGCCTCAGTTCTCACAGCGGGAGCTCTCATTTCTTCTTAAGCTCATACCAGAGTTGATACATTCCTGAACTCCGAAACGAGCTTACTGTACACTACCAATTTACCGGATGATTTAAGTTgcaattttataacaaaaaaactttTGTGTATCAGTCTGGGTCATGCCCCGAATCCATA
Above is a genomic segment from Vitis riparia cultivar Riparia Gloire de Montpellier isolate 1030 chromosome 14, EGFV_Vit.rip_1.0, whole genome shotgun sequence containing:
- the LOC117931102 gene encoding glycerophosphodiester phosphodiesterase GDPD1, chloroplastic-like translates to MALKAVHVSDVPCLDQVPENASLGLYSTRFSAGVDVGRSSFRIPKFLVIGHRGSGMNMLQSSDRRMKAIKENSILSFNTAAEFSVDFVEFDVQVTKDDIPVIFHDNFIFSEDNGVVYEKRVTELLLSDFLRYGPQREPGKVGKSMLRKTKDGRIVNWNVEADDCLCTLKEAFEKVEPSLGFNIELKFDDNIVYEQEYLTHVLQAIVEVVFQYAKDRPIIFSTFQPDAAQLVRKLQSSYPVFFLTNGGTEAYYDVRRNSLEEAVKLCLEGGLQGIVSQVKAVFRNPAAVTKIKESKLSLLTYGQLNNVAEAVYMQHLMGVEGVIVDLVKEITEAVSDLMKPSKEGDEESLPEGVGQMQVKSKPQFSQRELSFLLKLIPELIHS